The following are encoded together in the Xanthomonas sacchari genome:
- the tsaE gene encoding tRNA (adenosine(37)-N6)-threonylcarbamoyltransferase complex ATPase subunit type 1 TsaE yields MSLMLFLPDSDATERLGRALAVTRPTQASVHLHGDLGAGKSTLARALLRALGVQGAIRSPTYTLVERYPLADGEAWHLDLYRIGAAGELDFLGLDEGGATLWLVEWPERGGDVLAPADVEVRLAAVRGDGRSVALQARTEAGAAWLARVGGQADLQGLFAG; encoded by the coding sequence ATGAGCCTCATGTTGTTCCTGCCCGACAGCGACGCCACCGAACGTCTCGGTCGCGCGCTGGCCGTGACCCGCCCGACGCAGGCCTCGGTACATCTGCACGGGGATCTGGGCGCCGGCAAATCGACCCTGGCGCGGGCGCTGCTGCGCGCACTCGGCGTGCAGGGGGCGATCCGCAGCCCCACCTATACCTTGGTGGAGCGTTACCCGCTGGCCGATGGCGAAGCCTGGCATCTGGATCTATACCGCATCGGCGCGGCCGGCGAGCTGGATTTTCTGGGGTTGGACGAGGGCGGGGCCACGCTGTGGCTGGTGGAATGGCCCGAACGCGGCGGCGACGTGCTGGCCCCGGCCGATGTCGAGGTGCGGTTGGCAGCAGTGCGAGGCGACGGGCGCAGCGTCGCCCTGCAGGCGCGCACTGAGGCGGGCGCCGCATGGCTGGCCCGGGTGGGTGGACAGGCCGACTTGCAGGGACTTTTTGCCGGCTGA
- a CDS encoding bifunctional ADP-dependent NAD(P)H-hydrate dehydratase/NAD(P)H-hydrate epimerase, which produces MYDCFDLYATAAARRIDAQATALLGGDGYTLMQRAGQAAWQTLLQRWPQAQRILVACGSGNNGGDGYVLARLAHRAGRQVRLLQLPGRGPQSPLAQRACTDYIGVGGRIEEFDAALAPAEVVVDALLGIGLNRAPDAELAALLGALGGLGAPVLALDVPSGVDAETGSVPGAVLPATLTLQFIVAHAGLHTGAALNHVGERALATLEVPPAAFAGCAPRAQAWTVGALRSRLAPRRQDSHKGDSGHVLCVGGNLGSGGAVMLSAESALRSGAGLVSVATRGAHVAPLLARCPEAMVHAIDDAGTLAPLLHKASVVALGPGLGQDDWARALWQTVLADSDRALILDADALNLLAQSPRPVPQAVLTPHPGEAARLLGIATAEVQRDRFAAAATLAERYQTAVVLKGAGSLVAAPGQTPRVIAAGNPGMAVGGMGDLLTGVVAALRAQGLSAFEAASVGALLHAGAGDRAAAAGQRGLLPTDLLPALRRLSNPESES; this is translated from the coding sequence ATGTACGACTGCTTCGATCTCTATGCCACCGCGGCCGCGCGCCGCATCGATGCGCAGGCCACCGCGCTGCTGGGCGGCGACGGCTACACGCTGATGCAGCGCGCCGGCCAGGCCGCGTGGCAGACGCTGCTGCAGCGCTGGCCGCAGGCACAGCGCATCCTGGTGGCCTGCGGCAGCGGCAACAACGGTGGCGATGGCTACGTGCTGGCGCGGCTGGCGCATCGCGCCGGACGCCAGGTGCGCCTGCTGCAGTTGCCCGGGCGCGGTCCGCAGTCGCCGCTGGCGCAGCGCGCCTGCACCGACTACATCGGCGTCGGCGGTCGCATCGAGGAGTTCGACGCGGCACTGGCGCCGGCCGAAGTGGTGGTCGATGCGTTGCTCGGCATCGGCCTCAATCGCGCGCCGGACGCCGAACTGGCGGCGCTGCTCGGCGCGCTGGGCGGACTTGGCGCGCCGGTACTGGCGCTCGATGTGCCCAGCGGCGTGGACGCCGAAACCGGCAGCGTGCCCGGCGCGGTGTTGCCGGCGACGCTGACCTTGCAGTTCATCGTCGCCCATGCCGGCCTGCATACCGGTGCGGCCTTGAACCATGTCGGCGAGCGCGCACTGGCGACGCTGGAGGTGCCGCCGGCTGCGTTCGCCGGTTGCGCGCCGCGCGCACAGGCCTGGACCGTCGGCGCCTTGCGCAGCCGTCTGGCGCCGCGCCGGCAGGACAGCCACAAGGGCGATTCCGGCCATGTGCTGTGCGTCGGCGGCAACCTCGGCAGCGGCGGGGCGGTGATGCTGAGCGCCGAGTCGGCCCTGCGCAGCGGCGCCGGCCTGGTCAGCGTCGCCACCCGTGGCGCGCACGTGGCGCCGCTTCTGGCGCGCTGTCCGGAGGCGATGGTGCATGCGATCGACGATGCAGGGACACTGGCGCCGTTGCTGCACAAGGCCAGTGTGGTCGCGCTCGGCCCCGGACTGGGTCAGGACGATTGGGCGCGGGCGCTGTGGCAGACGGTCCTGGCCGATTCGGACCGCGCGCTGATCCTGGACGCCGATGCATTGAACCTGCTTGCGCAGTCGCCGCGGCCCGTCCCGCAGGCGGTACTGACCCCGCATCCGGGCGAGGCCGCGCGCCTGCTCGGTATCGCCACCGCCGAGGTGCAGCGCGATCGCTTTGCGGCCGCCGCGACCTTGGCCGAGCGCTATCAGACGGCGGTGGTGCTGAAGGGTGCCGGCAGCCTGGTCGCCGCGCCGGGGCAGACGCCGCGGGTGATCGCCGCCGGCAATCCGGGCATGGCGGTCGGCGGCATGGGCGATCTGTTGACCGGGGTGGTCGCGGCGCTGCGCGCGCAGGGCCTGTCGGCGTTCGAGGCGGCCAGCGTCGGCGCACTGCTGCATGCCGGCGCCGGCGATCGCGCTGCTGCCGCGGGCCAGCGCGGGCTGCTGCCGACCGATCTATTGCCGGCGCTGCGGCGCCTGTCCAATCCGGAATCCGAATCATGA